One window from the genome of Magnolia sinica isolate HGM2019 chromosome 4, MsV1, whole genome shotgun sequence encodes:
- the LOC131242312 gene encoding protein PHOSPHATE-INDUCED 1-like, with protein MASAIRPKHLFFLVLQLLSLISLFHSSNAARKLASLVPDQPLLLQYHNGPLLSGPISLNLIWYGKFNPSQRAIVTDFLTSVISSPSKSQNNPSVASWWQTTEKYYSQSNAKTPSLSLGKQILDESCSLGKSLKSSQIVRLAAKGPQKNAINIVLTASDVAVEGFCMSRCGTHGSSPRGAQAKKNGRFAYIWVGNSETQCPGQCAWPFHQPIYGPQVPPLVAPNNDVGLDGMIVNIASLLAGTITNPFGNGYFQGPKDAPLEAASACPGIYGKGAYPGYAGELLVDSSTGASYNAHGVNGRKYLLPALFDLSTSSCSTLV; from the coding sequence ATGGCATCAGCTATCAGGCCAAAACACCTCTTTTTCCTTGTCTTGCAGCTGTTATCTCTAATATCTCTCTTCCATTCGTCCAATGCTGCGAGGAAGCTCGCGTCCTTGGTCCCAGATCAGCCTCTTCTCTTGCAATACCACAATGGCCCACTTCTCTCTGGTCCCATCTCCCTTAATCTCATCTGGTACGGAAAGTTCAACCCATCCCAGCGGGCCATTGTAACCGACTTCCTCACTTCCGTTATTTCCTCTccttccaaatcccaaaacaacCCCTCCGTCGCATCGTGGTGGCAGACCACCGAGAAATACTATTCCCAATCCAACGCCAAAACACCATCTCTTTCTTTGGGGAAACAGATCCTCGACGAGAGCTGCTCCCTTGGAAAATCCCTCAAATCCAGCCAGATCGTGCGTCTCGCAGCGAAGGGGCCGCAGAAGAACGCCATTAACATTGTCCTGACCGCATCGGACGTGGCGGTGGAGGGCTTCTGCATGAGCCGGTGCGGGACCCACGGGTCTTCTCCGAGGGGCGCGCAGGCCAAGAAGAATGGAAGATTCGCGTACATCTGGGTAGGGAATTCGGAAACTCAGTGCCCGGGTCAGTGCGCCTGGCCATTCCACCAGCCCATCTACGGACCCCAGGTCCCGCCCTTGGTCGCGCCCAACAACGATGTGGGGCTGGATGGCATGATCGTAAATATCGCCAGTCTGTTGGCCGGAACAATAACGAATCCGTTTGGGAACGGGTATTTCCAGGGACCCAAGGACGCACCGCTGGAGGCAGCATCGGCCTGTCCAGGAATTTACGGGAAAGGAGCTTACCCAGGCTACGCAGGGGAGCTCTTGGTGGATTCCAGCACGGGTGCCAGCTATAATGCGCATGGGGTGAATGGAAGGAAGTATTTGCTACCTGCTCTCTTCGACCTTTCCACCTCTTCCTGCTCTACTCTCGTTTAG
- the LOC131242313 gene encoding uncharacterized protein LOC131242313, translating to MADPPDSSPPPQPISRDEPNKNQPPTHHHLSSFPDPTTCFSCNAPVTPSPHPQSWSDGPSPPPVYRPIRFPALNLPPPNTQSIIQSPVPQPQSVPSISLPHHFQPPSKKIHTPSDAQRFLSSPSGSNFLGFIAALSHSIRGRKISDPAPLSPSVSSVTSLLQTLIGWIDDIPPVHQPSRYGNPSFRVWQDRLTETGYSLVLELLPEDLKPAVVEIFPYFADSFGNPARIDYGTGHEANFAAWLYCLARLGFIKEDDYQAVVSRVFVKYLELMRKLQIVYCLEPAGSHGVWGLDDYHFLPFIFGSAQLIDHKYMKPKSIHNEDILENFADEFMYLSCVAFVRKVKKGVFAEHSPLLDDISGVPTWSKVNSGMLKMYRAEVLEKVPIMQHFLFGSLIEWE from the coding sequence ATGGCCGATCCTCCCGACTCTTCCCCACCTCCCCAGCCCATTTCCCGCGACGAACCTAACAAAAACCAGCCCCCGACGCACCATCATCTCTCGTCCTTTCCTGATCCCACCACCTGCTTCTCCTGCAACGCTCCGGTCACTCCTTCTCCTCATCCCCAGTCCTGGTCCGACGGTCCCTCACCTCCTCCAGTCTATCGCCCCATCCGTTTCCCAGCCCTAAATCTCCCCCCTCCAAACACCCAATCCATCATCCAATCCCCAGTTCCCCAACCCCAATCAGTACCGTCCATTTCCCTACCCCACCACTTCCAACCCCCTTCCAAGAAAATCCACACTCCATCCGACGCCCAGCGCTTCCTCTCATCCCCCTCCGGCTCCAACTTCCTCGGCTTCATCGCCGCCCTCTCCCACTCCATCCGTGGCCGCAAGATCTCTGATCCGGCTCCTCTCTCCCCGTCCGTTTCCTCCGTCACCTCCCTCCTCCAAACCCTCATCGGTTGGATCGATGACATTCCGCCCGTCCATCAACCCTCCCGCTACGGCAACCCTTCGTTCCGCGTCTGGCAGGATCGCCTCACCGAAACTGGCTACTCCCTCGTCCTCGAGCTCCTTCCGGAAGATCTAAAACCTGCTGTTGTCGAGATCTTCCCCTACTTCGCCGACAGCTTCGGAAACCCTGCCCGCATCGATTATGGAACCGGCCATGAGGCCAATTTTGCCGCTTGGCTCTACTGCCTTGCTCGGCTGGGTTTCATCAAGGAAGATGACTATCAGGCCGTTGTGTCCAGAGTATTCGTGAAGTATCTTGAACTGATGAGGAAGCTGCAGATTGTTTACTGTCTCGAACCTGCCGGGTCCCATGGTGTCTGGGGCTTGGATGACTACCATTTTCTCCCGTTCATCTTCGGGTCCGCCCAGCTGATTGATCATAAGTACATGAAGCCCAAGTCGATCCATAACGAGGACATACTTGAGAATTTTGCAGATGAGTTCATGTATCTATCTTGCGTGGCATTCGTGAGGAAGGTGAAGAAGGGGGTGTTTGCAGAGCACTCGCCGCTGCTTGATGACATCAGTGGGGTGCCGACATGGAGCAAGGTTAACAGCGGGATGCTTAAGATGTACAGAGCGGAGGTGCTTGAGAAGGTGCCAATCATGCAGCATTTTCTCTTCGGATCACTCATTGAATG